In the Quercus lobata isolate SW786 chromosome 5, ValleyOak3.0 Primary Assembly, whole genome shotgun sequence genome, one interval contains:
- the LOC115991521 gene encoding protein transport protein Sec61 subunit alpha-like, whose product MGGGFRVLHLVRPFLSFLPEVQSADRKIPFREKVIYTVISLFIFLVCSQLPLYGIHSTTGADPFYWMRVILASNRGTVMELGITPIVTSGLVMQLLAGSKIIEVDNSVREDRALLNGAQKLLGILIAVGEAVAYVLSGMYGSVGQLGVGNAILIIIQLCFAGIIVICLDELLQKGYGLGSGISLFIATNICENIIWKAFSPTTINSGRGAEFEGAVIALFHLLITRSDKVRALREAFYRQNLPNVTNLLATVLIFLIVIYFQGFRVVLPVRSKNARGQQGSYPIKLFYTSNMPIILQSALVSNLYFISQLLYRKYSGNFIVNLLGKWKESEYSGGQYIPVGGLAYYVTAPASLADMAANPFHALFYLVFMLSACALFSKTWIEVSGSSARDVAKQLKEQQMVMPGHRDSNLQKELNRYIPTAAAFGGICIGALTVLADFMGAIGSGTGILLAVTIIYQYFETFEKERASELGFFGF is encoded by the exons ATGGGAGGAGGATTTAGAGTGTTGCATCTGGTCAGACCGTTTCTCTCATTTTTGCCAGAAGTTCAGAGTGCTGACAGGAAAATTCCCTTCAGAGAGAAGGTCATTTACACTGTCATTTCACTTTTCATCTTTCTCGTTTGCAGTCAGCTTCCTCTTTATGGCATACACTCAACAACGGGTGCTGATCCATTCTATTGGATGCGTGTTATTCTTGCATCAAACCGTGGGACTGTGATGGAGCTTGGAATTACACCTATTGTGACTTCTGGGCTAGTGATGCAACTCTTGGCTGGGTCCAAGATCATTGAAGTGGACAACAGTGTCCGCGAGGATCGTGCCCTCTT AAATGGGGCACAAAAGTTGTTAGGCATCCTGATTGCTGTTGGTGAAGCAGTTGCCTATGTCCTATCTGGGATGTATGGCAGTGTTGGTCAACTCGGTGTGGGCAATGCTATTCTTATAATTATTCAACTTTGCTTTGCTGGAATTATTGTGATATGCCTAGATGAACTTCTCCAGAAGGGATACGGTCTGGGGTCTGGGATCTCTCTCTTCATAGCAACCAACATCTG TGAAAACATTATTTGGAAAGCCTTTAGCCCCACAACCATTAACAGTGGCCGGGGGGCTGAATTTGAAGGTGCTGTTATTGCTTTGTTCCATCTACTGATCACTAGGAGTGACAAAGTTCGTGCTCTTCGAGAAGCTTTTTACCGGCAAAACCTGCCAAATGTTACTAATTTGCTTGCTACGGTCTTGATCTTCCTTATTGTCATCTACTTCCAAGGTTTCCGTGTAGTTCTGCCAGTCAGATCAAAGAACGCTCGTGGACAACAGGGCTCATATCCAATTAAGCTTTTTTACACCTCCAACATGCCTATCATCCTCCAATCTGCCCTTGTGTCAAATCTCTATTTCATCTCCCAG TTGCTATACAGGAAGTACAGTGGAAATTTCATCGTAAATCTGTTGGGAAAGTGGAAGGAATCTGAATATTCAGGTGGCCAGTATATTCCAGTTGGTGGTCTTGCTTACTATGTCACTGCACCAGCAAG TTTGGCAGATATGGCAGCCAATCCATTCCATGCTCTATTCTATTTGGTGTTTATGCTTTCAGCTTGTGCCCTATTCTCTAAAACCTGGATTGAAGTATCTGGGTCTTCTGCCCGAGATGTTGCTAAACAGCTCAAG GAACAGCAAATGGTGATGCCTGGACATCGTGATTCAAACTTACAGAAGGAGCTGAATCGCTACATACCTACTGCAGCCGCATTTGGTGGAATATGCATTGGTGCACTTACAGTGCTGGCAGATTTCATGGGGGCAATTGGCTCAGGAACTGGAATATTACTTGCGGTTACAATCATCTATCAGTACTTTGAGACATTTGAGAAGGAGAGAGCCAGTGAACTTGGCTTCTTTGGCTTTTAA